From the genome of Impatiens glandulifera chromosome 9, dImpGla2.1, whole genome shotgun sequence, one region includes:
- the LOC124914457 gene encoding probable feruloyl esterase A encodes MKEMRWIKIVVFMTFFILAAGRASKLNCPKLKIKQPDHSDVYNHTLATIIAEYASAVYLTDLTALFTWTCSRCNGLTKGFEVIELIVDVKHCLQAYVGFAKNLNAAVVAFRGTQWNSVQNWVQDLYWTQLDLPYPDMSSAMVHHGFYFAYHNTTVRPAVINAIKRAKELYGNIDVVVAGHSMGGAMAAFCALDLTISGVATDIQVMTFGQPRIGNSAFVAHYSQRVPRTIRVTHEHDIVPHLPPYYHYFSQKTYHHFPREVWIHSIDDGCLIYTLEELCDTSGEDPSCSKSVLGHSISDHLRYYGLDMGCYDLRTCKIVVDPGLDAFSTRDSDGNLIFSRDPIIPFSKFESNIGGLSDLR; translated from the exons ATGAAGGAGATGAGATGGATCAAGATAGTCGTTTTTATGACTTTCTTCATTTTAGCTGCCGGCAGAG CTTCTAAACTCAACTGTCCAAAACTCAAGATCAAGCAACCGGATCACTCCGATGTCTACAACCACACTCTTGCGACAATAATAGCTGAATATGCGTCTGCA GTTTACCTCACAGACTTAACAGCACTATTTACATGGACATGTTCGAGATGCAATGGCTTGACCAAG GGGTTTGAAGTTATTGAGTTGATCGTTGATGTTAAGCATTGCTTACAG GCATATGTAGGATTTGCAAAGAATTTGAATGCTGCTGTTGTAGCTTTTAGAGGAACTCAGTGGAATAG CGTACAGAATTGGGTTCAAGATCTATACTGGACGCAGCTCGACTTACCTTACCCTGACATGTCTAGTGCAATG GTGCACCATGGGTTTTATTTCGCTTATCACAATACAACTGTACGCCCTGCGGTTATAAATGCCATCAAAAGAGCAAAGGAGCTATATGGGAACATTGATGTTGTGGTTGCAGGCCATTCAATGGGAGGAGCCATGGCTGCCTTTTGCGCACTGGATCTTACG ATCAGCGGAGTAGCTACAGATATTCAAGTGATGACATTTGGACAACCTAGAATAGGAAACTCTGCGTTTGTAGCTCACTATAGCCAACGTGTGCCAAGAACAATAAGGGTCACACATGAACATGATATTGTGCCTCATTTACCTCCATATTATCACTATTTTTCTCAAAAGACGTATCATCACTTTCCAAGagag GTATGGATTCATTCAATCGATGATGGTTGCTTAATTTACACACTTGAGGAGCTATGTGATACTTCGGGTGAAGACCCTTCTTGTAGCAA ATCTGTGCTAGGACACAGCATTTCAGACCATTTGAGATATTATGGGCTGGATATGGGATGTTATGATCTACGGACTTGCAAGATCGTGGTTGATCCTGGTCTGGATGCATTCAGCACGCGAGATAGTGATGGAAATTTGATATTCTCAAGGGATCCTATTATTcctttttcaaaatttgaatcCAATATTGGCGGTTTAAGTGACTTGAGATAG
- the LOC124916405 gene encoding lipase-like gives MNVHSCMFGKSFDVNFLSTWVGHHRNVITFKYLAACKASDKRHRIKDRGLSGVYNHTLAKILAQYASAAYLEETTELFSWTCSRCNGLTMGFEIVELIIDVEHCLQAYVGFANNLNSFVIAFRGTQGNSIQNWVADLYYKRLDLHYPDMPGAMVHRGFYSSYHNTTMQPAVLNAIKRAKKVYGNVSIIVTGHSLGGALASFCAMDLKIRGEAKNIQAITFGLPRIGNAKFASYYGRLIPQTIRVANGHDIVPHLPPHYRFLPRKAYHHFPREIWIHSVHNGCLVHTKEEVCDGSGEDPRCSRSVMGYSIADHLTYYGQEMAYYDSGKCYIVVDPHFAQFANQDSRGNLVLSRRLPSSPIHP, from the exons ATGAATGTCCATTCTTGCATGTTTGGAAAATCTTTCGACGTAAACTTTCTTTCGACATGGGTGGGACACCATAGAAATGTTATAACTTTCAAATATTTGGCAGCTTGTAAGGCGAGCGATAAAAGACACAGGATCAAGGACAGGGGTCTCTCTGGTGTTTACAATCACACCCTTGCTAAAATATTAGCACAATATGCTTCTGCA GCATACCTTGAAGAAACGACAGAACTATTTAGTTGGACATGTTCACGATGTAATGGCTTGACCATG GGATTTGAGATTGTTGAGCTGATTATTGATGTTGAGCACTGCCTGCAG GCATATGTTGGGTTTGCAAACAACTTGAATTCTTTTGTTATTGCATTCAGAGGAACTCAAGGGAACAG CATACAGAATTGGGTTGCAGATTTATACTATAAAAGGCTGGATTTACATTACCCTGACATGCCTGGTGCCATG GTGCATCGTGGATTTTATTCTTCTTATCACAATACAACAATGCAACCTGCAGTCTTAAATGCTATTAAAAGGGCGAAGAAGGTTTATGGAAACGTTAGTATTATAGTAACTGGTCATTCATTGGGAGGAGCATTGGCTTCATTTTGTGCAATGGATCTCAAGATTAGAGGTGAAGCTAAGAACATTCAAGCTATCACATTTGGATTACCTCGAATTGGAAATGCCAAGTTTGCATCTTACTACGGTCGACTTATTCCTCAAACGATAAGGGTAGCCAATGGCCATGATATTGTACCTCATCTTCCTCCACACTATCGTTTTCTTCCTCGTAAAGCATATCATCATTTCCCAAGAGAG ataTGGATTCATAGCGTTCATAATGGCTGCTTAGTACACACAAAAGAGGAAGTCTGCGATGGATCTGGTGAAGACCCTCGTTGCAGTAG ATCTGTGATGGGGTACAGTATAGCGGACCATTTGACGTATTATGGACAAGAAATGGCTTATTATGATTCAGGCAAATGTTACATTGTGGTTGATCCTCATTTCGCACAATTTGCCAATCAAGATAGCCGCGGAAATCTAGTCTTATCTCGAAGACTCCCTTCTTCTCCTATACATCCTTAG